The window ATATGTGCAGTCTTTAGAAAACCAAGAAAAGAGCCAACGTAGGGAACGGAGAGTTTAATCTTgctatgttgaaaaaaaaaaaatgccacacAAAACCATTGACTTCCTCAGGCTGTCAGCGAGGTGGTAAAAGTCTGACCTTTCAGAAGACTGTAAGCCATTTTCTTACTCCTGTGCACCACAGTCAAATTGAACAAACTTAGACAAATCCATTCAGACCGAGATTTGAGAACTGCACACATTTGTTCAGTCTACTTTGGTGTACAGATTCTATAGACACCTCTGATATTTCATCAGTTTGCCTTGTGACTATGAAACTATTGTCATAGAGTAAGTGGAGAATATTTGAGGTGAAAGGTTGCAGTAAAATGTTCTCCTATAGAGGACATGACAATATAGCACTCTGCATGTTGGCAAGTATTTTTCCCAACACAGCAGGCCTACATACACGCATATCTTCAATGGCAACAAATGCATTTGCAGTCTCTTTCGCTTCCACCATACAAACGCACAATACTGTACCATGTTCATTAGCTGATACCTGAACACATGTTCGGGACACTGAGACCACTTGACAAACTTCAAGTTGCAATGTGCAAGAAAGTGCAAGAGAACAGAGTGCTTACTTTAAGCAGGGCAAGAGAAAACTCTGGGCAATCAGGTCATAATGTATTGTTCATAGTAAACtaattgtacattattttttataatttataaagagTACAGAGAGATAAAGGTGATATAggttaaatgtttgtaaaaataaatgataacggATATTTCTTGTGTTTTCTTGAGTCTATCACaagcaaaattttatttattgtaatgtggactgcgatttcacttttttatatacattacaaAATGAAATCATGAAGAAGCTACATGCAATTTAGTTGTAACAGTATTTGCAGATCTAACAtgaatagtttgcccaaaaatggatAAAAATGTCACCCTCACCCTCAGGAAATCCAAGGttgagatgagtttgtttcttcatcagaacagatatgGAGATTTTTAGCATTACATCGCTTGCTcaccactggatcctctgcagtgaatgggtgccgtcatcaCAACAACTCACAAGTTTGTAATCAACAAATCTatcacaatgtttttatttaccaTTTATTTAAGTCATTTACCATTTTACTGCATTCTCCAGTGAAgaagttattttctctgaatcaggagagagatatgcacagatcaagcactgattacaagcaaaaacagtccaaaaagtggattttgatgtgtaTATACCGTAAATTGAGATTTGATTAATCATCGTAAAATGTAATCAAtctgacacaaaaaaaaagttagctATATTGCTGTAATTACAGACCTTACTAACTTCAACAGTCAAATGTCTAATGAACCCAGATATCTATTTTCCCTAATGTCTAGGCATAATGAAAAATGGACCGCAAATAGtgaggtcagtatttttttttttttttttcagaaataggTTATTCTGGCTGGTTATTTTCTCTCCACTCGTGCCAGGAACTATATTGTGGGCTTTTACAAAATAGAAATTATCATAAATAAAATGGTTAGCTTGAAATGCTATTTTTAAACCATTactatgatgataataataataataataataataataataataataatatagaagcTTAAAAAGTATTGTATAAAGAATGCGGTAATGGGTTGTGACACAGAGAACAAAGCTGGGTATACATCAATGAAAACAACAAGCTTTGCTTCAGTTAACCTGTGCTCCAATTCTTTCTGGTCGCATTTAttgattaatgtaatttaattacttttttaagagCTTGACAATTTAACAATAAGGGTTTCTTAAGCCAAACTATTGGTCGTCTGTACCTGTggtcatttgtaataatttttttatatttaatttgatacacGGATTTGAACGTcaccataaaatatttatttatttatttatttatttatttattatttttttacgcAAAGCTACACTTCTGACATTGTCCATTTGATGGCGCTCTGAAGTAAACATGTGAGTCGAGAGAAAAGGCGTCATCGTCTCCTAGCAGCGAGTTTTACAGGGTTACCAGGACGTCAGGTAAGTGTGTTTGGATGTATATGTATGGGACTTATGCTTGTAAAATCACATTTAACCAAAACATAGACAACATACAACTTGAGCAGAGCCAGGGCAGAAAAGTAAGAAAGATTTCTTCATGTAATTTAACGTTTACGTTGCAGCAGACTGAAAGAGCAGGTCAGCCAACCAGTTAGCCGTCATCTGCAACGAACATGAAAGCCGTAACCTTAGTTTAGCAGAAAATGTCGTGTGAATATGGATATATTTGATCGTTTAAGAGAACAAAAGGCAGAAACGGAAGTGTTTGGGTTATTTAAGCAGTCTCGTGTAACGTTTTGTGAAGCGTTAGCCCGCGTGCTAATGAGCTCAGAGGATTACAGGCTCTTCTCGTAGATTACGCTTTTACGGGTCCGTTCATGTGTTTCTGACCTATCTCTGTTGTCATTGGATTCATTGATAGTTACTTTAGGTTAATGTGTAAAGCTATGTTATGCGACTGAAATATGCTTTCATATAGGCTACACAACAGGTGGGTATTTTGTTTAGACCCAAGAGGGCATGCAAATAAATACTGCTACGAGTTTACATATTCAAGTACGTAAACGCTTGTATATGCACGTGATTAATTAGGTTCATGTACTAATGTTACAGCTGTCAGTGCATGTCGCAAGCTGTGTGTCTGCTCGCAGCTCAAGTTAATTCACTTACATCGGATTAtcaaaaaaagaagagaacaagCTCATTTTCTTATCAGACTAGCCGCTGATAGCCAACGATGACCCGTCTCCAAATACTGAAAGGTTTCAAATGATAacttcttttattattaaaacagtgcattagTGTTGTTTTTGAGCAGTTTATAATTGTAAGCCTATATTATATAGGAAAACAATTCTATATGTATTTATGAATATCAGATATGctaatgcaaaattaaaataataatacacaaacacaaataatcaattaaaatgcaataaataatacatcaaataataatatattacaataatagcATGGGTTTAAGCAGTCCTCTGCATCTGTTTATGTTTATtcaggatgcattaaatagattaaaaagtgacagtaaagacattttattatAAACACTGTTTATAATGTGAACAATTATATTTCCAACCAGTGCtgatatccaaaaaaaaaaaaaaaaaatacgtttttgTTGGCCCAAATTGTTTGTCAGCCTCTGGATGCATCTAATGAATAATCTAATGGAGCTTGTCTTTGATGCGATCTCTTTCCAGAAGCGTCCCATCTAAACAGGCAAATGGGGCTTTTTGACAAGCTTGCAGGGTGGCTGGGCCTGAAGAAGAAGGAAGTGAACTTGCTATGTTTAGGTCTGGACAACAGTGGAAAAACTACCATCATCAACCAGCTAAAGCCATCCAATGTATGTCTCACTCCTGTCTGTGGACCCCGATATAAAATAGTTTGGTTTTCAcctgtttgtgtttgtatattcACTTGATTTCTGTTTGTATGTGAGCACACAATTGTCATATTGCCTTTATTCCTTGCAGGCTCAGGCTCAAGACATTGTCCCAACTATAGGTTTCAGCATAGAAAAGTTTAAGACTTCAAGGTGAATATTTGAAAGCGTTAACTATAGATAATGTTATTTAGTTCATAGGTGTCTGAGAACCATTTGTCCTTTCTCAAAATCGTACTAACACGATATCCCCTTTTTCGCCATAGTCTTTCTTTCACAGTGTTTGACATGTCAGGGCAGGGCAGATACAGAAATCTGTGGGAGCACTATTACAAGTGAGTTTCTCTGTTAAAGGCTTATCTGATTATCTTTACTGAGCTAATGGAGTCTCATAGCCTACTCTAGAATCGATCTgtggttttttttgtgtgtttatccTTTTTTATGCTGTTTTCAGGGAGGGTCAGGCCATCATATTTGTGATTGACAGTGGTGATAAACTTAGAATGGTGGTGGCAAAAGAAGAATTGGATACCCTTTTGAATCACCCTGGTACGTTTTTCAGTGATCTCTATTGTAGTCATTTTCAAttagattaaaggaatagttcacccaaaaatgaaaatttgctgaaaatgtactaacCCACAGGCCTTCCTTTCATGGGAGCAGATTTGAagtaatttagcattacatctctctctctcaccaccGGATCATTAGCTGTGAATGAGTgccttcagaatgagagtccaatcaGCTGGTAAacgcatcacaataatccacatgactccagttcatcagttaacatGTTGTGAAGCAGAAAGCTCTATGTTagcaagaaacaaactcatctacatcttggatggcctgaggaagagtacattttcagcaaatcttaatttttggg is drawn from Carassius gibelio isolate Cgi1373 ecotype wild population from Czech Republic chromosome B1, carGib1.2-hapl.c, whole genome shotgun sequence and contains these coding sequences:
- the arl6 gene encoding ADP-ribosylation factor-like protein 6 codes for the protein MGLFDKLAGWLGLKKKEVNLLCLGLDNSGKTTIINQLKPSNAQAQDIVPTIGFSIEKFKTSSLSFTVFDMSGQGRYRNLWEHYYKEGQAIIFVIDSGDKLRMVVAKEELDTLLNHPDIKHRRIPILFFANKMDLRDALSAVKVSQLLCLENIKDKPWHICASDAVKGEGLQEGVDWLQDQIRGMKT